Proteins from one Chitinophaga oryzae genomic window:
- a CDS encoding hydroxypyruvate isomerase family protein, producing MERRKFLQQGTLAGISALALGGITSKSQAATAGTTAAKEKPFKMDFAPHDGMFKNSAGADFLDQIKYMYDQGFRSIEDNGMMHRPVAEQEKIGNLLAKLGMTMGVFVVDTGNNWKTSLASGKQEFTDAFVKTCKDSVDVAKRCNAKWATVVPGFFDRNLPMGIQTANVVAALRLGAAIFEPHKLVMVLEPLSDTPDLFLRTAEQSFEICKAVNSPACKILYDIYHMQRNTGNLIPTIDQCWDEIAYIQIGDNPGRKEPGTGEINYKNVFAHLHKKGYKGVLGMEHGNAGQGKEGEAALIKAYRNVDLQD from the coding sequence ATGGAAAGAAGAAAATTCCTGCAGCAGGGCACTCTGGCCGGTATTTCCGCGCTGGCCCTGGGCGGTATTACCAGCAAAAGCCAGGCTGCTACTGCCGGCACAACAGCTGCTAAGGAAAAACCTTTTAAAATGGACTTCGCCCCACATGATGGCATGTTTAAAAACAGCGCCGGCGCCGATTTCCTCGACCAGATCAAATATATGTACGACCAGGGCTTCCGGTCTATAGAAGATAACGGCATGATGCACCGTCCTGTGGCTGAACAGGAAAAAATCGGCAACCTGCTCGCTAAACTGGGCATGACCATGGGCGTGTTTGTAGTAGACACGGGCAACAACTGGAAAACTTCACTGGCCTCCGGCAAACAGGAGTTTACCGATGCTTTTGTGAAAACCTGTAAAGACAGTGTGGACGTGGCCAAACGCTGTAATGCCAAATGGGCTACGGTAGTGCCCGGCTTCTTCGACCGCAACCTGCCGATGGGCATACAAACCGCCAACGTCGTTGCCGCACTCCGTTTGGGCGCCGCTATCTTTGAGCCGCACAAACTTGTCATGGTGCTCGAACCGCTCAGCGATACGCCCGACCTGTTCCTCCGCACCGCTGAACAGTCCTTCGAGATCTGTAAAGCGGTTAACAGCCCCGCCTGCAAAATACTCTACGATATCTACCATATGCAACGCAACACCGGCAACCTCATTCCTACCATCGATCAGTGCTGGGACGAAATTGCGTATATCCAGATAGGTGACAACCCCGGCCGCAAAGAACCCGGTACCGGCGAAATCAACTATAAAAATGTGTTCGCGCACCTGCACAAGAAAGGATATAAAGGCGTGCTGGGCATGGAGCATGGCAATGCAGGTCAGGGTAAAGAAGGGGAAGCTGCACTGATAAAAGCCTACCGGAACGTTGATTTACAGGATTAA
- a CDS encoding phage holin family protein has protein sequence MGFLVRILVSALAAMLTTYLLRPAVKIDSFVTALILALVLALLNALVKPLLVLFTFPVTLLTLGLFLFVINAVIILLAAKIVPGFKVDGFWWAMLFSIVMTIINSIMINLAGGSND, from the coding sequence ATGGGTTTCCTCGTCCGTATATTAGTAAGTGCACTGGCGGCTATGTTAACAACCTACCTGCTGAGGCCGGCAGTCAAAATCGATAGTTTTGTTACCGCTCTGATCCTGGCGCTGGTGCTGGCGCTGCTCAACGCACTGGTAAAACCGCTGCTGGTATTGTTTACCTTCCCGGTAACCCTCCTTACGCTGGGATTATTTTTATTTGTGATCAACGCAGTCATTATACTGCTGGCCGCAAAGATCGTCCCCGGATTTAAGGTAGACGGCTTCTGGTGGGCTATGTTGTTCAGTATCGTGATGACCATCATCAACAGTATCATGATCAATCTCGCCGGCGGCAGCAACGACTGA